The stretch of DNA GCCGAGATGCGGGCTGTCCTCCAGCGTCCGGTGAAAGATCATCTTCGGAAACTGGATCGAGTGGTGAAAGCCGTTGATGTGCTGATGCGTCTTTTCGCCGGCCACCTGCAGCTTGCGGCCGGTCTTTGCCGCGACCTCATCATGGGTGAAATAGCGTTTTTCCTCGGCCAGCCAGTGCCGCCTCTCGCGGGGGATGCGGCCGGTGCGCAAAAATTCGGAATGCGCGGCAATCAGCTGCGGCTCTTGCAGTTTACCTGCTTCTTTCGCGTCGAAATAACGGAGTTTGGCCATGGTTCGCGTTCTTCGGTCGGTCTGAATCAGCAGCAGGATAGGACCGTATGCTTAAGGCGATGTTAAAAAACGGCCGCGGCAGCCGGCTGGCTGAGGGGCAAATGCCGGCAGGTGTCGCAAACGCGACTGATATCGATATCAGGCAGCCGACCTCTTTGCGGAGCGGGTCTTTACGCCATGTCGCAATTGACGATAATTGCCCGGAGAGTCGGGCGATGTCATCGACGGGGATGGGCAGCCTTAAGCCTTGCCGCATCCTGTCGTCAATTTCGAAGCCGATGTCGCATTACAACCAAGCGCCAGGCAAGCTCGGTGCTTAAATGACGCCATGAACAATTCTCCCGAAGGAGAAGGAAGCGGGCGCGCTTCCGCCGGCCTTCCCACTCGAAGGTGGCAACCGGTGCACGAGGACATGAAGATGGATATTCGCAGCAACGTTTTGCGTCAGCTCAAGAGCCGCCGTGAGGGCTTCAGCCTCGAACAGCCGTTCTATATCGACGAGGATTATTTCCAGCTCGACATGGAGATGATCTATTATCGCGATTGGCTGTTCATCGGCCATGATTGCGAGCTGCCGAAGCCGGGCGCTTATTTCACCGTTCAGATCGGCAGCTATCCTGTCGTCATCGTCCGCGGCCGCGACAATGTCATCCGCGCCTTCCACAACAGCTGCCGCCATCGCGGCTCGCGCGTCTGCACCAAGGAGCACGGCTCCTCCGTGCGTCTCGTCTGTCCCTATCATCAATGGACCTATGATCTCGAAGGCAAGCTCGCCTTTGCTCGCCACATGGGCGATGATTTCGACAAGACCGGCTTCAACCTGAAGCCCGTCCATTGCGAGATCGTTGCAGGCTATGTCTTCATCTGCCTTGCCAACACCGCCCCGGATTTTCAGCCGGTGCGCGACAAGATCGAACCCTATGTCGCGCCGCACCGGATCAGTGAGAGCAAGGTCGCCTTCCAGAGCACGATCATCGAGAAGGGCAACTGGAAGCTTGTCTGGGAAAATAACCGCGAGTGCTATCACTGCGCCGCCAATCATCCCGAGCTCTGCCGCACCTATCCCGAAGCCCCGAGCGTCACCGGCACGGATGGCGGCGCCGACGATCCCGAGATCGCCGGCCATTGGGCGCGCTGCGAGGCCGCCGGCCTGCCGAGCAAGTTCCAGATTTCGCCGGACGGCCAGTTCCGCACCGCCCGCATGCCGCTGATCGAGGATGCCGAGAGCTACACCATGTCGGGCAAGCGCGCCGTCCAGCGCCAGCTCTCCGACGATATTTCGATCAGCCATATCGGCGCCATGCTGCTCTTCCACTACCCGACGACGTGGAACCACCTGCTCGGTGACCACGCCATCTCCTTCCGCGTGCTGCCGCTCAGCGCCAACGAGACAGCGGTGACGACCAAGTGGCTCGTCCACAAGGATGCCGTCGAAGGCGTGGATTATAATCTCGAAGAACTGACCCACGTCTGGACCGAGACCAACGATCAGGATCGCCGCATCGTCGAGGAAAACGCCTTCGGCATTCACTCGCCCGCCTATGAACCCGGCCCCTATTCCGCCTTGCACGAGGGCGGCGTCATGCAGTTCCTCGAATGGTATTCGAACTTCATGGTGAACCGTCTGCAGGGTGACCAGGCGAAAATTTCCGCCGTGGCCTAATGCATGTAGCCCGGAACTGTTACGGTTCCGGGATAACGGCATGCATGAACAAAGGACTGAAGTGCGTTCCGGGCGACATCATCGGCCTCCCGGTTAATGCCCGGTTCAGATCGATTTCTGTACACATACGAAAGCAGTTGGCCCCCGGCCGCTTTCGGAACCATTCCGGCACGAAAGCGTTGCTGGGCAGGCGGTTTTCGCTGTTGAATGGGAGAGAAGAATGTTCGGTTTGAGAAACAAGATCGCGACCGCAGTTCTGGCTGCCGCGGTGGTGCTGACAGGCTTTGCGCCGTCGCAGGCAATCCAGATGCCCACCGCCCCGCAGGTGGAAAAATCCTCCGACGTCGAGAATGTCCAGTACCGCCGCTATTATCGCCCCGGTTACCGTCCGGGCTATCGGCCTGGCTATCGTCCCGGCGCCTATTACCGGCCCGGTTATTACGGCGGCTATCGCGGCTATTCCTATTACCGTCCGGGTTATCGCCGTTATAACGGCTACTGGTATCCGCTCGCCGCCTTCGGCGCCGGCGCGGTCATCGGCGGCGCTATCGTCGCGCAGCCGCGTTACGTCGCGCCCGCGCCCCGCATGGGTTCGAGCCACGTCGCCTGGTGCGCCAACCGCTACCGGTCCTATCGCGCCTACGACAACACCTTCCAGCCCTATAACGGCCCGCGCCAGCAGTGCTATTCGCCGTATTGATAAACGTGCTGTTCTCAAGAAACGTCTGCCCCTCACCCTAACCCTCTCCCCGTAAAAACGGGGAGAGGGACGTGCCCCGCGAGAGGTTGGTGGGAACGGAGATGTGGCGGCACATCCCTTCTCCCCGCGCGCGGGGGTCCGAAGGACGGGTCGAGACCCGTGGCTCGACCCCGGTGGTGGCGGCAGCCGGATGAGGGGCTGCGCGCCCTCAGAATGCCGAAAACTTCACCCTCAAAGAATATCCACTCTCCTCAGCAACCACCAGGCAAAGGCAATGGAGCCGACGATGAGGACGACGGCGTATTCCGTGCCGTAGTCGCCGACGGCGAAGGGCAGGTTTGCCGTGTTCATGCCGAAGAAGCCGGTCACCAGCGTCGGCGGCAGCAGGAAGGCCGTCATGATCGACAGCAGATAGAGGTGGCGGTTGGTTTCGGAGGATTGTTTCGAATCGATTTCTTCGTGCAGCAGGCGTGCCCGGTCCTGCAGCGCATAGATATCGTGGTCGACCGTTTCCAGCCGGCTCGTCAGCCGCCGCGCCACGTCGTCGAAGCCGAAGGGCATCTCGTCGTCGTCGGCCGCCGCCGCCCGGCGCATCAGCGCCAGCACGGTGCGCAGATGCCGATGCAGCCTGACCACGGTGCGCCGCACCGGCGCCAGGCGTCGGCGTTCGTCGCGCTGCGCGCTGTCGTAGACGATATCCTCGATCTGGTTCAGCTCCTCGGTGAGCTCGATGACGATCGCGATCAGCGTGCGCTGGAACTCGATCACCAGCAGTTCGAAGAGATCGACCGGCCGGGAAAATTTGCCCGGATTCCTATCGATCAGCGCCCGCGCCCGCTCGACGCTGCGCAGCGGCTGCAGCCTTGTGGTGATGAGGAAGCGGTCGGACATGGCGAAATGCAGCCAGCCGAGATTGTTGGTATCCTCGGCGAAATCGCGCTGGCAATCGACGAGCGTGCCGTAGAGCATCTGCTCGTCGACGGTGATGGCCGCATGTGTGTCACGCGTCGTCAGCGCCGATTTCGCGTCCTCCGTCAGCCCGTCCAGCGTATCGAGCAAGGCCGGCACGCGGGCGTCGACAAGGTTGAGATGCAGCCAGTAGAAACAGTTGTCGGCGGTCAGTTCCGCCACCGTCGCACTGTTGTTCAGCCGCACCGCGGTCTTTTCTTCGGGCGAGAAGCGATAGGCCCAGACGAAACCGGGTATGTTGACGGGCAATGTGTCCATTGTTCGCCGGTCCTTTGCGAAGGCGATGTCTTCCCTTAGAGTTTGTTCATGACGTCCATTTGTCCAACGGTGCAAGAACAAAGCGTCATGCCGGGCGATTTATCGCATACCGGTCGAAGAAATCGAAATTGACGTTTACGTAAAAATCAATTAGCCCTTGCCTCGGAGGGGCTTTGCCGCGAGCGAGGCCGGTCCGCGGAGGAAAAACCATGTACAAGGCGCCCGTCGAGGAAATCGCGTTCACGTTGAAGCATGTCGCGGGCATGGGCGAGGCGATGTCAAAAGGGATGCTCGGTGATCTCGGCGAAGATCTGGTCGATGCCATCCTGGCCGAGGCCGGGCGTTTTGCCACAGAGGAAGTGGCGCCGCTTGCCGACATCGGCGACCGCCAGGGCGCCCGCCTGATCGATGGCGAGGTCAGGCTGCCGGATGGCTGGCGCGATCTCTATCGCCATTGGATTGCCGGCGGCTGGAACGGCCTGACGGCGCCCGAAGCTTTCGGCGGCCAGGCCTTGCCGCATATGCTGAATGTCGCAGCACTCGAAATGTGGAATTCCGGTTCCATGGCCTTTGCGCTCGCTCCGACGCTGACGATGGGCGCCATCGAGGCGGTCAGCACCCATGGCAGTGCTGCGCTGAAAGACACATATCTGGAAAAGATGGTCTCCGGCGAATGGACCGGCACCATGAACCTGACGGAGCCGCATGCCGGCTCCGATCTCGGCGTGCTGAAAGCCCGCGCCGAGCGCCGCGATGACGGCAGCTACCGCCTGTTCGGCCAGAAGATCTTCATCACCTGGGGTGAGCATGACGCGGCCGACAACATCATCCATCTGGTGCTCGCCCGCCTGCCGGATGCGCCGGCCGGCACACGCGGCATCTCGCTCTTCCTGGTGCCGAAATTCCTGGTGAACGACGACGGCTCGCTTGGGCCCCGCAATGATCTGTTCTGCCATTCGCTGGAGCACAAGCTCGGCATCCATGGCTCGCCGACCTGCACGATGATCTACGGCGACGGAAAATTCGGCAGTGAAAAGGGCGCTGTGGGATGGCTGGTCGGCGAGGAGAACAAGGGGCTGGCCTGCATGTTCACGATGATGAACAATGCCCGCCTTGCCGTCGGCATGCAGGGCGTGGCGATCGCGGAGGCCGCCACCCAGAAGGCGCTCGCCTATGCCAGGGAACGCACCCAGGGCAGGGCACCGGGTTCAGGCAGTGCCGGCATGAGCCCGATCGTCGAACATCCCGATGTCGCCCGCATGCTCCTCACCATGAAGGCGCTGACGCAAGGGGCGCGCGCCATCTCCTATGTCTGCGCCCATGCGATCGACATGTCGCACCGGGCAGGTGACTCCAGCCGCCACTGGCAGGAGCGCGCCGCCCTTTTGACGCCGATTGCCAAATCCTTTTCGACGGATGCCGGCGTCGACGTCGCCTCGCTCGGCATCCAGGTGCATGGCGGCATGGGTTTCATCGAGGAGACGGGTGCGGCGCGTTATCTCCGCGATGCCCGCATCGCCCCGATCTACGAGGGTACCAACGGCATCCAGGCGATCGACCTCGTCACCCGCAAGCTGCCGCTCTCCGGCGGCGATCAGGTGAAGGGCTTCATCGCCGAGCTTAGAGAGATCGCCGACGACGTCCGCCGCTCCAATCTCGATGGTTTCGGCGAGACCGCTGTCAGGCTCGACGCGGCGATCGTCGATCTCGAACAGGCGACCGCCTGGCTGATGAAGACGCTTGCCGAGAACAGCACCGCCGAGGCGCTCTCGGGTGCCACCCCCTATCAGCGCCTGTTCGGGCTGGTGCTCACCGGCTGTTATCTTGCCAAGGGTGGTCTCGCCGAGGCAGCCGATGGGGCAGGTGAAAACCGCATCGCGCTCTGCCGCTTCGCCGCCGAAAACCTGCTTGCCGAGACCGCAGCCCTGCGCGACCGCGTCGTCAATGGCGCGGCAAGCCTTGCCGCCGCCCGTATCCTGCTTGCCTGAGGAAACCCAATGACCGATCACATCATCGTCGAGCAGCCTTCCGCCCATCCCGGCGTCCAGTCTATCCGCTTCAATCGGCCGGAGAAGAAGAACGCCATCACCCGCGCCATGTACCGGACCATGGCCGATGCGCTGAATGCCGCCAACACAAATCCCGGCATCCGTGCCACCGCTTTGCTCGGCACCGAAGGCTGCTTTTCGGCCGGCAACGACATGAACGACTTTCTTGCTGCCGCGATGGGCGGCCGCGGCCTGGAGCAGGAAATCCTCGATTTCCTCTATGCGCTGGTGAATGCCGAAAAACCCGTCGTCTCGGGCGTCGACGGCCTGGCGATCGGCATCGGCACGACGATCCATCTCCATTGCGACCTGACCATCGCCTCCAGCCGCAGCCAGTTCCGCACCCCCTTCGTCGATCTGGCGCTGGTGCCCGAGGCCGGTTCCAGCCTCGTCGCGCCGCGCCTGATGGGGCATCAGCGCGCCTTCGCCCTGCTGGCGGCCGGCGAAGCATTCTCCGCCGAAGAAGCCAAGGAAGCCGGCCTGGTATGGAAGGTCGTCGACCCAGGCGAGGTCGATTCACTGACGCTTGGCCTGGCGGCAAAGCTCGCGGCCAAGCCGCCGGAGGCGCTGCGCATCGCCCGCGACCTCATTCGTGGCGATCGCGGCGAGATCATCGCCCGCATCGACGAGGAGGCCCGCTATTTCTCCGCGCGGCTAAAAAGTGCCGAGGCCCGGGCGGCCTTCGAAGCCTTCATGCGCCGCTGAGCGCCGCCTGGTAGCACCAGTCCGGGAGCAAACGGATACCGATTAGACCGCCGGCACATTGAATACTTCGCCGGCCCTGAGTGGCCGGAACCGCTCCGGGGGAATATCGTGCTCGCTCATTGCGTCTTGCAACGCTCTTGCCGGCGCGTCGACCGCTTCATTTGTCAGTTGGAACGTGGCGAAGTGATGCCCGGCCACATAGGCCGCATTTGCCAACTTCATTCCGATCACCGCCTCTTGCGGATTCTGGTGCTGCCCTTTCATGAACCAGCGCGGCTCATAGGCGCCGAAGGGTAAAATGGCCAAACGAAAGCCGCCATGTTTCTGCTGTGCCGCTTTGTAATTGATGCCGTCGTGAAAGCCCGTGTCACCGACGTGATAAATTTTTCCGGCCGGAGTCGATAAAACGAACGACGCCCAAAGTGCCATCCGCCGATCGGCGGTTCCGCGGGCGGACCAATGGTGTGCAGGCTCCGCATCAATGCTTATTCCGGCGTGCGAAATGCGCTCGCCCCAGTCCATCGATGTCGTCTCTATATCGGGCATGGCACGGCGAATGATCGTGTCATTGCCAAGTGGCGTCACGACAAGCGGCCGATGCTTCGCAGCCAACCGCCTGAGCGTTGCGATATCGAGATGATCATAATGATTGTGCGACACCAGCACGAGATCAATCGGGGGCAAATCATCGAACGCGATGCCCGGTGGGACGACGCGCCTGGGTCCGGCAAAAGCGAGGGGACTCGCGCGCTCCGACCAAACCGGGTCGGTGAGGATATTGAGCCCAGCGACCTGCACGAGCATTGTTGCATGACCAACCATGGTCACCCTCAGATCCTCGCCATCGACGCATGGATCCGGCTTGGCCGCCGGGTACGGACTTGGGACCGACTGAGGCCAGCGCTCACGGCCACCGCCGAATTGCCAGCGCAGCAGATCGCGGAAGCCAAGGGGCTCAATACCTTCGGGATTGAAGAAATGCGTGCCGTCGAAGTGATCGGACACTGGGCCGTTATAGTATGGGTTGCGTCTTTTGGTCTTTCCGACAGGCACGCCTATTTCTCCAGCGTCGCCACCACCTCGACATGCGAGGTCCAGAGGAACTGGTCGATCGGCGTTACTTGCGTGATCCGGTAGCCGCCCTCGACGAGGATCGCCAGATCCCGCGCCAGCGTTAGCGGATTGCAGCTGACTGCCACGATCTTCTTCACGCCGGAGCGGGCGAGCTCCTGGCACTGGAACTCGGCACCGGCGCGCGGCGGGTCGAAGACGACGGCGTCATAGGGCTTGAACTCCTGCGTCATCAAAGGACGGCGAAAGAGATCGCGCTTTTCGACGGTGACCGGCTTCAGCCCTTGCGTGTTGCGGGCGGCATGGTCGAGTGCTGCGAGCGCCTTTGCTTCGGCTTCGACGGCGTGCACGCGGCCGATCCGCGCCAGCCGCAGTGAAAACGTGCCGGAGCCGGCAAAGAGATCGGCGATCCGCTTCGACTTGCCGGCATGGGCAATGACCAGCTCCGCCATCGCCTCTTCCGCCGGCTTGGTCGCCTGGGTAAAACCGCCCGGCGGTGGTGAAACCTGGATGCCGCCGAATTCGACCATCGGCTTCGACGGCTCGACCAGGATTTCGCCGTTCAGCGAAACACGGGCGATGCCGCGCAAGCTGAGCGCGGTCTCGATCGCCTTGCGTCGCTGCGGATCGGAGAGCTTCTTCACGTCGTCGACGGAGATGTCCAGACCGGAAAGCGTTTCGAGCACGGCGACGCGGAAGGGTTCGGCACTGGTCGCCAGCGATGCAGCAATCGCCCTGATCGCCGGCAGCCGGGCGATGATCCCTGCCGACGAGATCGGACATTCCTCGATGGCGACGATATGGTGGCTTTCGGCCTGGTTGAATCCGACCAGCATGTCCTTCTCGGTCTTGCGCGCCGCAAAGACGACACGCCGCCGTTCGCCCGGCCGGGCCGGAACGATCTCGCCGACCTCTGATGTCAGACCCTTGGATTTCAGCGCATCGATGACCAGCTGGCGCTTGAAGGCGCGGTAGGGCGCATCGGCCATATGCTGGATCGTGCAGCCGCCGCAGGTGCCGTTGACACCATCCGGACCGAAATGCCGACAGGGCGGCTCCTGCCGGTCAGGCGAGGGCGTCGTGATCGACATGATCGTGCCCTGGCTCTTGACCCGGGCAATCGCCACGGTTTCGCCTGGCAGGGAAAAGGGTACGTAGACAGGCCCGCCGGCGCTGCTGGCGATGCCGTCGCCCTGGGCGCCGAGCTTCTCGATCGTGACGGTTTCGGTGCTCACGGTTTTAATCCTGCCAGAAGGAATTCCTGATTGCCGTCGCCGCCGGAAATCGGGGAGGGGATGAGGCCGAGGCTTTTCCAGCCCATGTCCTCGACGAACCAGCGCTCCAGTTCTGCAGCAACGGCGGGAGCAGACGAGGGGTCCTTCAGCATCCCGCCCTTGCCGATCGCTTCGCGCCCGGCCTCGAACTGCGGCTTGACCAGCAGCACGGCGACAGCGCCCGGTTCGGCGATCTCAAGAGCCGGCGCGAGCGCCAGCTTCAGCGTGATGAAGGAGACGTCGGAAACGATGAAGGTGGAGGGATGGTCGATATCGTCTGCCGTCAGGTTGCGGGCGTTGAGGCCCTCCCTGTTCGTCACGCGCGGATCGCCTGATATGCGCGGATGCATCTGCCCATGGCCGACATCGATCGCGGTGACATGCGCGGCACCGCGCTGCAGCAGCACCTCGGTGAAGCCGCCGGTGGAGGCACCGACATCGAGACAGTGATGGCCGGCAGGATCGAGCCGGAAATGATCGAGGGCAGCGGCAAGCTTCAGTGCGGCGCGCGACACATAGTCCTGCGCCGGATCGTCGATCTCGATGGCCGCGTCCGCGCCAAACAGCGCGCCGGCCTTCGTGACCACCTGGCCGCCGATCTTGACGGTGCCGCGCTGCACGGCGTCGCGGGCGCGTGAGCGGCTGGCAAAGAGGCCGAGGGAGACGAGAAGCTGGTCGAGACGTTGGGTGTTTTGATCTGACATCGGCTGTGCATGACCGGCAAAGCCGCCGGTTGCAAGCATTTTGTTCCCAAGACCGTCATTGACCCTCAAAAGCTTTCGGCGATAATCCCCCCGCGGCGATCGCGGGGCGTGCCGCAGACACGGGGGTGTTCCATGCTGAAGCTCTTCACTCTTCTTGTCGCGGCGGGGATCGCATCGCCCGCGCTCGCGAACGACACTATGGCCGAGGTCAAGACCGGCGGGCTGATCTTTGCCCAATCCGACGATGTCAGCATGGCGGAAGAGGATCTCTTCATCTCCGCTTCGGAAGTGCGTGTCGACTACGTCTTCGAGAACAGCTCCGACAAGGATGTCGAAAGCCTGGTCGCATTTCCGATGCCTGACATATCGGGCCAGGTCGACAATAATTCCGCCATCTCCGATTATGACAGCGATAATTTCCTGCATTTTTCCACCGTGCAGGACGGCAGCCCGATCACCGCCAAGCTGCAGCAGCGCGTCGTCTCGCTCGGCATCGACGTCACCGACGAGTTCGCCAAGCAGGGCATTCCCGTCCTGCCCTATAGCCAGAAGACGACCAAGGCGCTTGCCAAGCTCCCCGAAACCGTCCGCAAAGACTGGATCGCCCGCGGCCTCGTCTATCCCATGGGCGCCGGCGATGCCGCCGGGGTCGATCTCGTGCCGCTCTGGACGCTGCGCTCGACCTATTGGTGGCGCACCACCTTCCCGGCAAAGAAGAAAGTCAGCGTCGCGCACCGTTACAAGCCGGCCGTCGGCGGCACCGTCGCCATCAGCTTTCTCGAAGGTGGCGAGCCGAAGGGTGAGCGCTTCGAGGAATATTCCCGCAAATACTGCCTCGACGGAGATTTCGTCAGGGTTGCCCAGCAGCGTGCGCGGGAAGCCGAGGCCGGAGGCGCCAACTATACCGAAAGCTGGATCTCCTATGTGCTGTCGACCGGCGCCAACTGGGCGGGGCCGATCAAGCGCTTTCAGCTGACGATCGACAAGGGCAAGCCCGGCAGCCTCATAAGCTTCTGCGGCAGCAATGTTCAGAAGATCGGCCCGACCACCTTCCGGATGACGGCCCAGGATTTCGATCCCGCAAAGGATTTCGACATCCTGATCCTCAACCCTCCAGAAACGGCACAATAATCCGTAGGCTCGGCCGCTGTTGCGGTGCACAAATTTAAACAAATTTAAAGCCTGGCCATATAGGTTCAGCGTGATTGTAGCGGTTCATCCAAGCCGCTCGGCGCCATGAAGGCGCAAGCGTTTCCACGCCGATCATGTTCTCAAGTTCAAACATTCCGGCGGTTGCGTCTCGTGCGACCTGCCTTTCGCCGCGTCGACTGTCGTCAGGAGAAATCACCGATGTCCGCCAAAAACATATCCTTGAACGGTAAACTTGCGGCCACGTTCGCAGCCCTCATTCTCATTTTCGTCGCCATTTCCACTTTCGTTTATTCCAAGGCGACGGCGTCCGCGGCCGCTTCTGCTGAGCAGGAAAAGTCCGAGCTGCTCGTCAACCAGATCGACGATGCGCTGCAGGCAATGCTCGAGCAGGCCGTCAACCTGCGTGGCTTCATCCTCTTCCGCAGCGACAGCACCTATGGCGATGTCTTCACCAACCGCGAGCGCATGCTGAAGGCGATTGCCGCTGCCAAGCAGACGGCCGCCGGCGAGCCGCAGCTGGTCGAGATGATCGACGGCATGCAGAAGGCCGCCGACCTCTATTTCCACGAACTTGCCGAGCCGCAGACCAAGGCTCGCAAGGAAACCGACATGCCGATCGAAGAGGTCGTCAAGATCGGCGTCAACGCCACCAAGGGCCAGCTCGACGGGTTCCGCCAGGCCTCAGCCAAGATCAAGGCCACCGC from Rhizobium leguminosarum bv. trifolii WSM1325 encodes:
- a CDS encoding BA14K family protein (PFAM: BA14K family protein~KEGG: ret:RHE_CH00902 hypothetical protein), coding for MFGLRNKIATAVLAAAVVLTGFAPSQAIQMPTAPQVEKSSDVENVQYRRYYRPGYRPGYRPGYRPGAYYRPGYYGGYRGYSYYRPGYRRYNGYWYPLAAFGAGAVIGGAIVAQPRYVAPAPRMGSSHVAWCANRYRSYRAYDNTFQPYNGPRQQCYSPY
- a CDS encoding Rieske (2Fe-2S) domain protein (PFAM: Rieske [2Fe-2S] domain protein~KEGG: ret:RHE_CH00901 dioxygenase protein), producing the protein MDIRSNVLRQLKSRREGFSLEQPFYIDEDYFQLDMEMIYYRDWLFIGHDCELPKPGAYFTVQIGSYPVVIVRGRDNVIRAFHNSCRHRGSRVCTKEHGSSVRLVCPYHQWTYDLEGKLAFARHMGDDFDKTGFNLKPVHCEIVAGYVFICLANTAPDFQPVRDKIEPYVAPHRISESKVAFQSTIIEKGNWKLVWENNRECYHCAANHPELCRTYPEAPSVTGTDGGADDPEIAGHWARCEAAGLPSKFQISPDGQFRTARMPLIEDAESYTMSGKRAVQRQLSDDISISHIGAMLLFHYPTTWNHLLGDHAISFRVLPLSANETAVTTKWLVHKDAVEGVDYNLEELTHVWTETNDQDRRIVEENAFGIHSPAYEPGPYSALHEGGVMQFLEWYSNFMVNRLQGDQAKISAVA
- a CDS encoding acyl-CoA dehydrogenase domain protein (PFAM: acyl-CoA dehydrogenase domain protein; Acyl-CoA dehydrogenase type 2 domain~KEGG: ret:RHE_CH00905 acyl-CoA dehydrogenase protein); translated protein: MYKAPVEEIAFTLKHVAGMGEAMSKGMLGDLGEDLVDAILAEAGRFATEEVAPLADIGDRQGARLIDGEVRLPDGWRDLYRHWIAGGWNGLTAPEAFGGQALPHMLNVAALEMWNSGSMAFALAPTLTMGAIEAVSTHGSAALKDTYLEKMVSGEWTGTMNLTEPHAGSDLGVLKARAERRDDGSYRLFGQKIFITWGEHDAADNIIHLVLARLPDAPAGTRGISLFLVPKFLVNDDGSLGPRNDLFCHSLEHKLGIHGSPTCTMIYGDGKFGSEKGAVGWLVGEENKGLACMFTMMNNARLAVGMQGVAIAEAATQKALAYARERTQGRAPGSGSAGMSPIVEHPDVARMLLTMKALTQGARAISYVCAHAIDMSHRAGDSSRHWQERAALLTPIAKSFSTDAGVDVASLGIQVHGGMGFIEETGAARYLRDARIAPIYEGTNGIQAIDLVTRKLPLSGGDQVKGFIAELREIADDVRRSNLDGFGETAVRLDAAIVDLEQATAWLMKTLAENSTAEALSGATPYQRLFGLVLTGCYLAKGGLAEAADGAGENRIALCRFAAENLLAETAALRDRVVNGAASLAAARILLA
- a CDS encoding Mg2 transporter protein CorA family protein (PFAM: Mg2 transporter protein CorA family protein~KEGG: rec:RHECIAT_CH0000996 probable magnesium and cobalt transporter protein) → MDTLPVNIPGFVWAYRFSPEEKTAVRLNNSATVAELTADNCFYWLHLNLVDARVPALLDTLDGLTEDAKSALTTRDTHAAITVDEQMLYGTLVDCQRDFAEDTNNLGWLHFAMSDRFLITTRLQPLRSVERARALIDRNPGKFSRPVDLFELLVIEFQRTLIAIVIELTEELNQIEDIVYDSAQRDERRRLAPVRRTVVRLHRHLRTVLALMRRAAAADDDEMPFGFDDVARRLTSRLETVDHDIYALQDRARLLHEEIDSKQSSETNRHLYLLSIMTAFLLPPTLVTGFFGMNTANLPFAVGDYGTEYAVVLIVGSIAFAWWLLRRVDIL
- a CDS encoding Enoyl-CoA hydratase/isomerase (PFAM: Enoyl-CoA hydratase/isomerase~KEGG: rec:RHECIAT_CH0000998 probable enoyl-CoA hydratase protein): MTDHIIVEQPSAHPGVQSIRFNRPEKKNAITRAMYRTMADALNAANTNPGIRATALLGTEGCFSAGNDMNDFLAAAMGGRGLEQEILDFLYALVNAEKPVVSGVDGLAIGIGTTIHLHCDLTIASSRSQFRTPFVDLALVPEAGSSLVAPRLMGHQRAFALLAAGEAFSAEEAKEAGLVWKVVDPGEVDSLTLGLAAKLAAKPPEALRIARDLIRGDRGEIIARIDEEARYFSARLKSAEARAAFEAFMRR
- a CDS encoding hypothetical protein (KEGG: rec:RHECIAT_CH0000992 hypothetical protein) — protein: MLKAMLKNGRGSRLAEGQMPAGVANATDIDIRQPTSLRSGSLRHVAIDDNCPESRAMSSTGMGSLKPCRILSSISKPMSHYNQAPGKLGA
- a CDS encoding (Uracil-5)-methyltransferase (PFAM: (Uracil-5)-methyltransferase~KEGG: rec:RHECIAT_CH0001002 23S rRNA (uracil-5-)-methyltransferase protein), yielding MSTETVTIEKLGAQGDGIASSAGGPVYVPFSLPGETVAIARVKSQGTIMSITTPSPDRQEPPCRHFGPDGVNGTCGGCTIQHMADAPYRAFKRQLVIDALKSKGLTSEVGEIVPARPGERRRVVFAARKTEKDMLVGFNQAESHHIVAIEECPISSAGIIARLPAIRAIAASLATSAEPFRVAVLETLSGLDISVDDVKKLSDPQRRKAIETALSLRGIARVSLNGEILVEPSKPMVEFGGIQVSPPPGGFTQATKPAEEAMAELVIAHAGKSKRIADLFAGSGTFSLRLARIGRVHAVEAEAKALAALDHAARNTQGLKPVTVEKRDLFRRPLMTQEFKPYDAVVFDPPRAGAEFQCQELARSGVKKIVAVSCNPLTLARDLAILVEGGYRITQVTPIDQFLWTSHVEVVATLEK
- a CDS encoding conserved hypothetical protein (KEGG: rec:RHECIAT_CH0000999 hypothetical protein), yielding MPVGKTKRRNPYYNGPVSDHFDGTHFFNPEGIEPLGFRDLLRWQFGGGRERWPQSVPSPYPAAKPDPCVDGEDLRVTMVGHATMLVQVAGLNILTDPVWSERASPLAFAGPRRVVPPGIAFDDLPPIDLVLVSHNHYDHLDIATLRRLAAKHRPLVVTPLGNDTIIRRAMPDIETTSMDWGERISHAGISIDAEPAHHWSARGTADRRMALWASFVLSTPAGKIYHVGDTGFHDGINYKAAQQKHGGFRLAILPFGAYEPRWFMKGQHQNPQEAVIGMKLANAAYVAGHHFATFQLTNEAVDAPARALQDAMSEHDIPPERFRPLRAGEVFNVPAV
- a CDS encoding hemolysin A (KEGG: rec:RHECIAT_CH0001003 hemolysin protein~TIGRFAM: hemolysin A~PFAM: RNA-binding S4 domain protein; ribosomal RNA methyltransferase RrmJ/FtsJ~SMART: RNA-binding S4 domain protein), whose product is MSDQNTQRLDQLLVSLGLFASRSRARDAVQRGTVKIGGQVVTKAGALFGADAAIEIDDPAQDYVSRAALKLAAALDHFRLDPAGHHCLDVGASTGGFTEVLLQRGAAHVTAIDVGHGQMHPRISGDPRVTNREGLNARNLTADDIDHPSTFIVSDVSFITLKLALAPALEIAEPGAVAVLLVKPQFEAGREAIGKGGMLKDPSSAPAVAAELERWFVEDMGWKSLGLIPSPISGGDGNQEFLLAGLKP